The region TCCGAGCTTATGAGTTTCGATGGCACTCTTGCACATGCCCAAGCATCGTCAGAAAAATGTAACCTTTCTCTCTCACTGCATTTCCATTTCGGTTCTTCAAAATAGTCTaacattttctttctcaaatattTTCAGCTGTAGGTCTTCCACAAGCACATGATACAGAAATCGTATCTGAAAAGTATGGGCAAGTCTCAGAGAAGATTGGTAGCAATGAATCATCTAATGCAACTGAATCAGTGGTATGTGATTCTGCTCCTACAAGTCCTAGACAAGAGAACTCAATTACCATGGGTAAATATCCTGTCATGACTAAGGAAAGAGAAGTAACTGATTTTGTCATAGAACAATCAACGACCGAGGAAATAGATAAAGTCAAGGAAGATGTGGAGCTATCACCATCACACAGTTCTTCTCTTGATGGGTCTAATCATGTTCACTCTCCAGAGATGCAAGGTGAGACTTCTAGTCCAAATCGGACTCAGGAActtcaaaagtcaccatcagtaGAATCTGGTCTTGAATCTCTGGATGGAGGCAATGTCGATGAAATTGAAGGGGAGTCTGTTGTTGATCGATTAAAACGACAGGTTGAGTATGACAAGAAATGCATGGATGCTTTACACAAGGAACTGGAGGAAGAAAGAAATGCTGCTTCTATTGCTGCAAATGAAGCAATGTCTATGATTACAAGGTTACAGGAGGAGAAAGCAGCGCTGCAAATGGAGGCTCTTCAATACTTAAGAATGATGGAAGAGCAAGCAGAATATGATAATGATGAATTGGATAAAGTTAATGATCTACTaacagaaaaggaaaaggagaTACAAGATTTGGAAGCTGAGTTGGAATTTTATCGGTCAAACTTCATGGATGAGCCTGTGGACCACAATATACATGAGGAAAGTGGAGAtccaaaagaagaaaatattaCAACACAAAATATCAGTGTGCATAACATCACAGATAGTACTGTATACAAATTTCCCCATCCACAGTTTGCTGAAGCTTCTGAAGTCAGTCATGAAGCTGCGAGTAGAACATCTTTTTTAGAATTTGAAGAGGAAAAGCTGTACATTTCACAATGTTTGAAAAGCGTGGCAAAGAAGCTTCATCAATTTTCTTGTAATGAAATCAGTGAATTGAATCAACAAGGAGCTACTAACGGTGAAGGGCCGTGTTTAGATGGTCATGAAGAGATTGATTCGTCCATACAGAAAAGTATTATGTCGAATGTAAATCATAAAGACAAGGATGCTTCAGTAGCTTCAGATAGTGATGATTGTTCTATTAGTATAGAAAACAATCATTCTATATCTGTTGGACCAAAAACTCCCACGCCTAGAAGAGAAGCTGAGCTGGTTGCTCTAGAAAATGAAATATCAGACCTTAATGAGAGGTTGGACGCACTCGAATTCGATCATGATCTTCTTGAACACATAATAAATTCTCTTCAAAATGGAAGTGATGGAAAAGAGTTTATTCAAGACATAGCTCATCAATTGCGTGAGCTACGGAAAGTTGGAATAAAATCAAGATGGTAAGCATACAAGCTATTAAGCATGAACTCCTTACTTGTTGATATGCCAGCAGACTAATATTTTTTGTACCTTTATTAGTTTGCTACCACATTATTTAGCATGAGTGCACTTATGCTTATGGTATAATCTTTCATTGGGTATCAGTTGTTGGCATTGTCTGTTGTTGATGCATAGCACGTATTTCTTAGTCAGAATTATCAAGTCATCTTTTAACATAGTCTGTGAACATTATCAATTAGTAAAAGAAAGACTGGTGACAATTAGCTGATCTTTTCCTGCTACTTGTTTCTAGATGCGATTAATCATGATAAATGGATTTGGACGATGATACTTGTTTTTAGTAATGCCTCTTTTTTCCTTAGGGTGTGTTTGAATTTCTGTCAGCGCACATTTCAAGGTAGTTTGAATTTGCTATTAGCAATTCATGTCTCTTTGTCATTTGAGTGAATGTCTTTTGATATACCTTATTCCATTTGCAAGAATTTTAAGCTTTTGGCACTGTACGTGAGTGTCTCTACCGATAAGAATATCTGGGGTTACAACTTTTATTTACAATCTTCAGTTCATTCTCTATAGCATTTGTTTTGAATATTTCATTCCATTTTGGTATTCTTACTAATATCTATTTGTAATTATTTCAGATGCTTGCAAGATCAGAATGCGAACTCAAGAAaacaggaagaaaaaaaaaatgaaacttgtAGTCTTCTGATGACAATGGGCAAAATATTACAGAATCACAGaatcatgttttatttttttgatatgCATGTATATTGTGGAAAGCCATGATATCTTATGTGAACAAGTACATAGAGTAGTAATAGCAATAGTTAACTCTGGTTTTGGTCTCTTGATCCTTATTTGCCTGTtgggtttttttctttctttcttgtcCTTTGTGTTTTGTGAGCTGAATAGAAGGTGGAGTTTAGTTCTGGTGCATTGATCAGATGGTACCTGGGTAAGTTGGTACTTTCTGTTAAGAGAATTTTCAATATGTATGGAGTAATTTAGCACCAAAACTGCCAAATTGGTATAAATTGTACAAGTTTTCTATATGGGGGTGCGACACTTAGTGTGATCATAATTGCCAAGTAATATTAACATAAAGGTTGAATTGCAGTTTGTCTCCCTCTAATTTTGAATATGGAACTTGTTCATAGTTAATATAACAGATTTGTTCATTCTCTCAGTTTCTTATACTTAAATCCTTGaatcttcattttttattaaaatacttTGGGTATTGTTGAGCTAAAATCATTAACGCCACGATTCTCGACATCAATGTTAGAAAGGCGATTGCTCGACGGAAGAGACTATGGTAAGACTTGTGGCTCAGCACGTGGCGTCCCCCAAAGACAAGTTAGCAAAGGCCAcatctcgacaaactcagcagatgaagGAACTTCGACAAGCTCaacggaagaggcagttaccgagtgaTGGGCAATTATGAGCACGTGCgtgtacccacgatgccacgaatggcaacggttacccacgactcaagACCGCCCACGTTGCAATTAAAATCACGTGCTCAGAATCTCCAGTTGAACGTGGGgtaaggcgccaaaattcaaacccacaAAGCCCCATACACACtgaagaaaaaccgccaagaacgtgaaggaggagagaacactataaatagaagaagcagcttcagaaaaagggttcccaactcaactctaaaaaagtcactaaaagctctaatgtccgcatcaatgagactcaaggagcgagacgtgatgatggaggagtacgttgcagaaccaattgtttagttttcttgcattaagCTTGTTAATTTCCAGTCCCGTTGTGTAGTTTCCTGTCGAAATCTACGTTTCCTGTCGCTTTCATTTCAGTTTGTCTTTATTTGACTTTCTTGTAATCGATCTGTGTTTGATGAAATCCAGTTTTTTCCTGAATTGCTTattgttgtcgaaaaacacccactcacacacaacactttggcaaagcgttttctcaaaaggaccctgaatctaaacttcctttagtcgaactaagaggatatttgtttaccaaaaaccaccgtaaacaaattggcacgcccagtgggaccgtttttgtgaaaactaagttttacagaagcgttttgtgtgtttggtttattgCATGATATctggtatttgttacttgccttgattgtgaatTACGTTTtatattgtaagacccaagtttttaagcttagaataaggggaagagatttccatttacgattaggcttgatgtatcgtgaaaggaaacctgaacaagagtttaccaaatgaaataaatttatgaaggagaaagttcaggaaaagtctgagtttcgtattgaagtcgataaaagttatagcacgatcgttatacgcttaaacctaggtcagaaaccctagtatatagctaattttcacttttaggcacgacggaagttaattccaaaaatcttcagagaaatgttagaacttctctttttccatatatcacaatcgtttcgaggcgaaactctaggatctacgaacgtccgattccaatcatcggaagtttgccgaaaccgaatccctggtatttcaaaaccctagaatttctcgacaatgaagactttttctattcagagcttcaaatgaatattccacacgcgtacacccatttctcttgatgatttcaatctttcttcagaaggaagttttctattccgacattcgatgcaaaaagcaacttatcgggtaaaatagttttataccgactatgcattagttgccaaaaatacaaggagacctctttatggttttggaattcttttgccaaaacatatctattaattcacggagaatgacgccggaaaaatcagattcgcgaaactttcattttcccgcgatttgccatcttctatatatagcaagcaagtgagaagaaatcacaaaactccaccattttctacccaccaaggccgcgagtttgagaggagaggaggagaagaagattttgttcaatccttgcttgatcgttgatccgttagttgctgcttcaaggtttcgaggtatagtcgctaatccttacctccgatcgctttttccatagcttttctgtagagttttctgagcggatagtttttgggtttttgcaaaactatcctgaatctttcatttctgattctaaacctcttctatatgtgcccaagatcactactgccggattagattttccgttatgtcgccggaattccgccggaatcaattttagccttaaatacccatttttggagtttttgaggtaaagcttcaacctttaggctaaaaactatcgccttagcttagcgttagtaggattagttgtcataaacgtcgttggtgacgtccctgcaaaatttggtttttgggatttcagttttgaaatttctaagttaaaaatcatgaccaaaatacccctgcgacagtttttgatccgataatttttccgagttcagaatacccttagttacggcttatgaaagcataggaaccaagtttgatcgaagaaaaatcgagccccacaattaccaaaagtggccgagccctataggggaggaggaggaaaatttccttttccgaaaacttgtctttcgcgctagattatcgtaccttagagtatagattacttcgtgtaaccttagtaagtatcgatagcttagttttcgatagattctgatagtatttctgtgactttgctttaaaggaacttttgaggaatttcctgaggagcaacgctttgcttgtgaggaagagttagaagataatcctggagaatctgcaggtgagggcttctcactgaatctctagttaatgcttagggtcgatgtttcgacattgtttactgtttatgcactggaattgtgtgtgattggaaaatgttttctgaggcttcggctgacaatgtagatgatgcatctactgaatgtttttgatgagtgaatgacatgctaagtgctaattgggtaatttaggatgtgtggtacatgccttatatgctaggtgctatgtggttattgcttaagatattgacatatgacatgttgattgattatgatgagttaattctgcttttgcactataatctgagtttctgaacggtgagaaaagcgggcaggtcatgccgattttattttgattcgggccttgttgtggtgttgtatggatcgagacattctctggagtcatttggggattaggagatcccgagaacttataggattcgcgataagactaaaaggataattattttgtaaagaaaactcataagacattaaacaacctctaaatctttaagtaatggtaataatctcggaaggaagctttggatgcaaatcatagttttggaaaacgagaagtgtcgtcggatcccagcattgagaaagttgaggggcttcgagtatgtagatgttgtggtgctgttggagcagcgtttgttgttgtgctgttggagcagctattgtggttgtgctgttggagcagctatgttgttgggtgtatcttcgactttgcggcgcgaatccgtatgttcaatcagagggattggatcgattcagcgattgccattttacctcgcgtgaatccgtatgttcaatccgagggattggatcgattcagcgacaacttgttgacacgcgcgaatccgtatattcaatccgatggattggatcgattcggcggtagtcactcaggcacgcgtgagtccgtatgttcaatcagagggattggatcgattcagcgattgccattttacctcgcgtgaatccgtatgttcaatccgagggattggatcgattcagcgacaacttttcgacacgcgcgaatccgtatattcaatccgatggattggatcgattcggcggtagtcactcaggcacgcgtgagtccgtatgttcaatcagagggattggatcgattcagcgattgccattttacctcgcgtgaatccgtatgttcaatccgagggattggatcgattcagcgataacctttcgactcgcgcggatccgtatgttcaatccgatggattggatcgattcggcgatagtcattggacacgcgcaatgtccgtatgttcgactcttttgagtgaaccgacttggcgttgtcatttgttgcgtgtgcgagtccgtatgttcaaccaaaggggttggatcgactcgacatgcctaattgtgggagttgcgtgtgcgagtccgtatgttcaacccaagggggttggatcgacttgacatgcctaattgttgggctatcctggggataagtccgggaaaccggtagtttccgagtatgtgatactctttgcttgttaagcagttgtgaccatcggatggagatgagtcggatgatccggagatcatcatgagttactatgttgatgtgaagaagtgtcttttgtcgcagaaatcgactttaccttagggtaagcttttagagactttaatttacctagaacacgtggcgacgtgtcgagtgagagtcggagacgttgtttgactaatcatcctgcattcatgcatactgatttagttgtcgagtgtgattgttatttgttaatcctatttggaacatgttaattgttattattgctgttaagttcattatggaatatgcaaccctaggatgttatccctagctataagcctaagtggctattctcttatctatatctattggtgctattatttatgtaattctttggagttgaccctcgcgtcttctgtgtgtgctttggcggacaaacgccctttgtcagatgtctttggcggactggttcacgacggttcacccttcgggggaaactagagttgggatgctggaacaggagcgcatcgcgatagcgagcggaggacggatggtgtacatagactaggtcgttctggatttcgaattcggacgacgatcatgccagcatgtaggattgagtgttagtgtgagctcctcgagatgggattagtgtaggagtagagtcttagttctgtttatcgttactgttgggttttatttaattcagtcttgtcttagttattatcgaaaaaaaaatattcacgtttttccgcattaagtttacgtttggttactaaagtgacgccaccgaaatcggggtgttacatatatgcacctgagaagtggtaagactgtgagtatggcaagcaatcgaggaagaacctccccccaagggtctaacgtgggcaatcagggtagtcccgggggaagtagcggtaacaataatgaagaagtgtctactgggatGGGGCCTGACACcgctatgccaacccagaacgtggcaatttctgcagttgcagaaatgcctgtatctacatcagtgcagACACAAATTGTTCCAATGGTTACAAGGGGAGACATGCCctatggtatgcctacatctttaatgcaaggcatacagggcacgtattcgacgttccctgagaatgttcccccatttagcataccccccctttggggcaaatgggACAATGCTGAACTTGGGAAGTCGATTGAGTCCTCCTGGCCCTATTCCTGGGtccagttcacaaatttatttgtctacaggtatgaacactggttcacttcaagccattaggcagaaagtagatgatagtaaccatgaaatggttaacatgctatctcgtcaGATAGGTGGAAATAATTAACCCcatgctccaaaataataatgccaataatcagcatttggcacgtcagatggatcgtttggctacagccctgggggcaccagtcgaaattcaACCAGCACCAGGGGTTAACCAAATcccattgcctaaccatgtccctgctcctgtgcgctatcaagcgccacaacaccaagatatgggggcaaaccctttgtttagGGGAAACGAGGCAGCGcaaccaccattgcaaaatgtgtatatggtgaacagggaagagcacgctgatggtgtgctagaaagaattcgacaccagaacgctggggggcaacaaaatgttgctgctgtagtggaacaattgttaaaccaacatggcttcaacgtgggtttcgcgaaaaGACCTCATTTTGTGTCGGCCTTTACAGAAgaagttctcgaatcagaacttcctcgaggctggaaggtccccaaattcactaagttctctggggattcaggagagtctactgtagaacacatagccaggtaccaaatcgaagcaggggacttagccatcaatgaaaatttaaaaatgaagtacttcccgagttctttaactaagaatgcgtttacctggttcaccaccctcgccccgaggtcagtccatacatgggcccaacTGGAAAGAATTTCCCATGAACAATTCTTTAGGGGGGAGTGCAAGgtgagtttgaaagatttggctagtgtcaaaagaaagccagcagagtccattgatgattatctaaacaggtttaggatgcttaaatctcgatgtttcactcatgtccctgaacacaagctagttgtcttagccgctggtggtctagagtattctattagaaagaaaatcgatactcaatatattcgagatatgtccctactcgcagacagagtgagacacatcgaattactaaaggctgaaaagtctgaagaaaaggccaagactactaagtggctaaagaaggaaaaagtagcgtacatagacacTGACCCAGTGTGTCAAAGTCCGTGTatttatcgagaagtccctacAGACATCgacataaatgatgtcaatctggctgaactccagccaggcgatccttatgtttgtaaagcattgaaaccatatgaaaacaaacttggggaagaaAGCCCCAAGAACACTATTCCTGcagtgaaaacttatacttttgatgtgaccaaatgtgatgcaattgatgatatacttgtgtctgatggtttgcttgtggtccctaaagaccaaaagcttccttctcctgaacaaaggaaagggaaggaaTATTGTAAgtatcataacttttttggtcattggacctcacagtgtgttcgtttcagggatcttgtgcagggggcattggattcagggagactcaagtatgatgaaaaagctaaaggccaaatgaagattgactctgatccgttgcaggtagctgaggccaactatgtggAACCTTTCTATATCGGTATGGTTGATATTTCTGCAAAGTTAgatctgggcctgacactcggGGAAGCAAATGAGGAAGACActgctgtcgaagaaccagaggtcGAGAAGAGGTGAGCTTAGAGGAAGTTTACCCCAAGGCCggagaaactcttgtcgagTTTTTATCCCGGAgtaaagatggcgagaaagaagtcatgttgtgccctcgatgcagtgCCGTCTTCGACAAGTCTGCAGCCAAAGCCTACCAAGATTCTGAAATGAAAAAACATTATCAAAAGAAGGCGCCTGTGTCTAGAAGGTTGAaatatccccacgaggagtgggttgagagggGCCAGGAACTCGACAGCCACAAAGGCCAGAAGTTAAGAGGCAAGGACAAAACTTACGTCCCTGATGCTGGATTAccaaaaaaccaatggttcaggccagcacctccaaggccaaaacaacaccaaaagtggcagaaaatcgacttgggccagggatcttcttacatcaacaattcccgcgtgtcacgaagctactcctatggctctgggaactactatactcctgaacaaatgaccagaactcagttcagacgtttcctgaggaaaaggaaagcggaaagggaaagaggtagcaagttccgttcattatgggacataaagccagaagacaaccctcgcaatgaacctagtgtggcgtcgattatcaattagctggaccacgccatcaaacaaggaacaactgtgccaccaaacccggccaaggaaaaagggaaagatgttgccgaagatgaggatgaagacatgctcgaagatttcgatgatagtgatggagaagacctcaacatcatctgcatagtgtcgaTCTTGCCTGCTGAATTtgatagaatctcagaggttacAGAAAGCGAGGAAGACAACTATGTCGAAGAAGAGCCAGATGATAACCCTTTGTGTTACTACGTGATGCAAAAGGGGTCTGTCGAAGATgagagagctattttccagaggccaactgAACAGATGAAGAGCCACTTGAAGCTACTATTCGTTTGGGCCAAGGTCGAAGAGAAAGGatttaacaaagtccttgtcgacggaggaGCTGCAATCAATCTGAtgcctaagtttatgctcaaaaagttgggcaaaactgaagcagacctaatTCCCCAGGATATGTTACTttccgattatgaaggaaagacgggCTCTTCCTTGGGGGCAATCATGCTGAACATAATCGTAGGAACggtagcccgttccacattgttcattgtggtcccttcaaaggacaattacaatttgctgctagggagagaatggattcatggcgtgggagCAGTGCCCTCCACTTTGCACCagcgtatatccatttggaaatcagatggggtcgtcgaaaatgtacaagcagatcaaagctattATTTAGCAGAGACAGGTTACGCTGGCAAGAAGAATTTCTAGAAGagcttagccacaattgctcctttggacacagtggccaatcaatatttcaatccaTACTCAGAGTATTCAGTGACATTGGATCCCATTCGGGGGTTGAACCTCAATGAAGCTTGCAGacctgatgccatgagcggatggcacagcgatgaagaaaaagatgccaccactgagtggcaaaataatagtaaagatgattaattcgagcatagctcgaatttcagcttacgcagccgaaaacaaaataagaacggccttagaggccgagagaatggccaaagaaatggctattgatGAAGCTAATGTCTCGATTCTGCCTGTCGAAGtgacacctcaggaggaggcaacaacaaataaggataacacgCGCTTGGAAGAAGACGAGCAGAGTGTCGAAGAATTCGAAGATCTCCGCaatttgaggctagattgcatctatgatgatagcCCATTGGGTTTTGAGAAGCCAGCAATCgacatttccaagaaaatggaagcacaggaccctttggaagaagtggacttgggtgatggctcagAGAAGAAGCCAACATACACCAGTGCTCTTATTGATCCAGAGTTAAAggataggatggtgaaattactcaaagaattcaaagactgtttcgcttgggattatgatgaaatgccaggacttagtcgagaactggtggagttgcagttacccatcaaggaagacaagaaaccagtcaagcaattgcccaggaggttccatccagatgtgttggtgaaaattaaggaagaaatcgaaaggctTCTTAAGTGCAAATTCATCAGAacggctcgatatgtggattggttagccaatgtggtcccagtgatcaagaagaatggaaagatgagagtttgcattgactttcgagatcttaatgctgccactccaaaagatgaatatcacatgcctattgctgagatgatggtggattcagctgctggtcacgaatacttaagcttgttagatggttattcaggctacaaccaaatcttcatagcagaagaggatgtgtcgaagacagcttttcgatgtcctggtgcattggtgacatatgagtgggtggtcatgccatttgggttgaaaaacgctggcgcgacctaccaaagggtaatgaataccatttttcatgattttattgaaactttcatgcaggtttacattgatgatattgtggtgaaatccccatcaagggatgaccatttatcgcatctaaggaaatcctttgagaggatgaggaaatatggcttaaagatgaacccccttaaatgtgcctttagtgttattgcaggtgattttttgggttttgtggtgcataaaaagggcatcgagatcaacaaaaacaaagctaaagccattctcgacacaagtccaccaaccagcaagaaacaactgcagtcgttattgggaaagattaacttcctgaggagattcattgccaacctcagcgagaagaccaaatcattttcctcacttcttcgacttaagaAAGAGgatgtgttccgctgggaagcagagcatcaaaaagcATTTGATGAACTCAAATAGTACTTGTCCAACCCACCTGTGATGGCATCACCCATAGGAGggaagccaatgaagctgtacatctctgccacagatgaaaccattggaagcatgttggctcaagaagatgaaggtggcaAAGAAAGAGctatattttacttaagtatggtgttgaatgatgcagaaactcgatacaccatgatcgagaaactgtgcttatgcttgtacttctcttgtgtaaagctgaaatattatataaagccaatcgatgtaatggttttttcccattatgatataataaagcacatgttatccaaacctatcttgcacagtcgaattggtaaatgagctttggccctaaccgaatattcactaacctatgccccattaaaagcaattaagggGCAGGCAGTTGCCGATTTCTTGGCGGATCACACTTTGCCTaaagaaatcataacttatgtgggcatccaaccttggaagctatttttcgacggttccagccataaaaatggAACCGGAATTGGGATGTTCATAGTGTCCCcagggggcatccccacgaaattcaaatttaggattaagagtaatTGCTCGAATaatgaggctgagtatgaggcgttaacatcaggcctcgagatcttgatAGCCCTTGGGGCGAAGAATGTTGTCAtaaaaggagattctgagttggtgataaagcaacttaccaaggaatacaaatgcgttagtg is a window of Lotus japonicus ecotype B-129 chromosome 5, LjGifu_v1.2 DNA encoding:
- the LOC130717985 gene encoding myosin-binding protein 3-like; the protein is MAASGRRGASFAKAKRMQGFIPILTSAACEWFLIFLLLVDSVLSYLLTKFASYCQLPLPCLLCSRLEKPEFYENLFCSHHKSEISSLILCHVHGKLADGHRMCDDCLLSVTANVKRNTKTHRLLVGKLGMNLGGSGSLSRDLFTGPKVSRPCTCCGRLWKSEQKSPGRAVLKPYIPLPHVPRQSRLNHRGNIKKTRDKFCGSEGKNIFNPLSNVGYSVLRLTSDSESEFPFSDEDDVGSVFHEDMEVSNGPRAKLTSITPPNCVPSDMNPAKENGGSPKHKPLVNVSNHQNVNDNIVLEMKLQQENQKSMIYDLPELISLDEVSPSPIVVNVSTRESEAEESKNTSLSQNSLPAFLSELMSFDGTLAHAQASSEKSVGLPQAHDTEIVSEKYGQVSEKIGSNESSNATESVVCDSAPTSPRQENSITMGKYPVMTKEREVTDFVIEQSTTEEIDKVKEDVELSPSHSSSLDGSNHVHSPEMQGETSSPNRTQELQKSPSVESGLESLDGGNVDEIEGESVVDRLKRQVEYDKKCMDALHKELEEERNAASIAANEAMSMITRLQEEKAALQMEALQYLRMMEEQAEYDNDELDKVNDLLTEKEKEIQDLEAELEFYRSNFMDEPVDHNIHEESGDPKEENITTQNISVHNITDSTVYKFPHPQFAEASEVSHEAASRTSFLEFEEEKLYISQCLKSVAKKLHQFSCNEISELNQQGATNGEGPCLDGHEEIDSSIQKSIMSNVNHKDKDASVASDSDDCSISIENNHSISVGPKTPTPRREAELVALENEISDLNERLDALEFDHDLLEHIINSLQNGSDGKEFIQDIAHQLRELRKVGIKSR